Genomic DNA from Candidatus Cloacimonadota bacterium:
CAATTATAGACTACGGGTTGGATTTGTCTTAAATGACAAGTCATTTATTTGTGGTTTTTTACAACCAATTTGTTTGAATATTTCTAATTGTTCTGAATTAGTTCTTACCAGCCCTTTATGCTTTTTGCTACTTGATTGCCATTCAACCACGTGGATCTTTCTCAATTTTTCCGTCGCTTTTTCCCAGGATAATTTTAATTTTGATAAACGCTTTTCAAACAAACCGGATGTGGCAAAAATACAGCTTTTGCCTTCTTGCCTTTTTCATAAAAATATCTCCACATTCTGACAACTATTTCCATATCCTCACAAACTGTTTGGCTACCGTACCCACCTGTTTGTTTGATAAAATCACTATCATTATTTTCTGTGAGAAATCCGCCAACTGCCTTTAGGTCGCTTTTTTTATAAATCGAAAAAGCTCCGGACATGATCATTATGGAATTTATTTTACTCATACTGTATCGAGCGATCATAAAGGATTTCAGATACTCAATAATTTGCCATTGAACCCAAATATTCTTGGGAAGAATTGAGTTTATTACTTTATTGTTTTTTAGTTTAACTCCGTTTGCCACAGCAAGTTGTCCCCCGCTAACAAAAACATTTTCATCATCAATTAATGGTTGTACGGTCTGTTTTAGAGCAATTTTATCCAGAATAGAATCTGCATCAATTGTGCAGATAAGTTTTTTTGAGGAAGAATTGATCCCAACATTGATAGCATCGGCTTTACCACCATTTTCTTTATCTATGACGATAAGATTATTCATCTTGTATATTTTTCTAATCGGTTGGGTGGAAATAATTGGAGTTTTATTTGCTGCTATTTCACACAGTTCAAAATTATCCATCATCACTTTTAGAGTATTATCAGACGACCCGTCATTAATTACGATTACTTCAAAATCGGGATAATCCAGCGCTAATAACATCCGGATGTTGTTCAGGATCGTAATCTCTTCATTATATGCAGGAACAATTATAGATACCGAATAATTTACGAATTCCTCATCTTTGTGAATAGACAATTTTTCTTTACGAACAGATTTCAAAAAAATAAATAGAAACATCCAATCTATAACTAAATAGAAAAAATAATACAATATCAACAGATTTTCAATTATCCTAATCACTTAAAACTCCTAAATTCTTTTTAATCGCACCTTTTCCACCAAAATATAGGACGTTATCGATGATGTTGATGAAATGATTAAGTATGCAGATGAAGCGATGTATCAAGCAAAAAAAACGGCAGAAATAGAATAGTTTTTAATTGTGATGAAAATAAAAATAAACGTTTAAATAATTAGAGATGTTGTCATCTAAATTAACGGTTAAATTTTTCGATAATTAATTTGTAAATCAATTATTCCTTTTCTATTTTTTTTTAAAACTATACAATACGGGCATTAAAAAAAGTGTAACCAGAATTTCAACAATTAATCCTCCGATAGCTGCTATAGCCATCGGTTGAAGCATATCTGCTCCATCTCCCAAATTTATTGCAAGTGGGTAAAAACCAACCATTGTCGTTAAACTTGTCATAATTCTGGGACGCATTCTGATTTTTGCCGATTCGACAACTGCTTTAACCGGATTGTATTTATGAATTTTGGAAAGTTCGTCCGCAAAATTAATCAGCAATACTCCATCATTCACAGTAGCTGCAATCACGACTAAAATTCCGATAATAACCGTAGCGCCAAAAGGGACATTTGTAAACAGAAGCAGGAAAACTGAGCCGGTTAAAGATACAAGCACGCTACCCAAAACCAGCAGTGGTAATTTTAAATCATTGAATTGGACAGTCAGAACGATGAAAGAGAAGAATAGAGCAAATGCAAATACTTGCATAACGGTATTTTTCATATCGTTCATCATTTGAGAACTACCACCAAAATTTATTTCATAACCGACAGGTAGATCAATTTCCGACAGAGCATTTTCCAAATGATTCACGGCTTCGGCAATATCACGGTCTGTTATA
This window encodes:
- a CDS encoding glycosyltransferase family 2 protein; protein product: MIRIIENLLILYYFFYLVIDWMFLFIFLKSVRKEKLSIHKDEEFVNYSVSIIVPAYNEEITILNNIRMLLALDYPDFEVIVINDGSSDNTLKVMMDNFELCEIAANKTPIISTQPIRKIYKMNNLIVIDKENGGKADAINVGINSSSKKLICTIDADSILDKIALKQTVQPLIDDENVFVSGGQLAVANGVKLKNNKVINSILPKNIWVQWQIIEYLKSFMIARYSMSKINSIMIMSGAFSIYKKSDLKAVGGFLTENNDSDFIKQTGGYGSQTVCEDMEIVVRMWRYFYEKGKKAKAVFLPHPVCLKSVYQN